A region from the Aphis gossypii isolate Hap1 chromosome 1, ASM2018417v2, whole genome shotgun sequence genome encodes:
- the LOC126549306 gene encoding hrp65 protein-like isoform X3 has protein sequence MAQIKDEKISDTSLNGPNAHHGPNANHKPKEEFHGGGRGGRGNRFQPYGGPNRDRKGGPPRDNNMPRGDFRNDSNHGDNHQGDNDVMNRGSRNHSESGRGGRRGGGVGGGVFRGGPPNRGDDRLTRADALWNERLMQIMGPTHEIPQTDTTERKFLSQCRLYIGNLVDCSEEELIEMFKPYGEVSENFLNKEKMFAFIRLDYRTNAEKAKRELDGQMRKGRMLKIRFAPIAAAIKVKNLTPFVSNELLEYAFSIFGDIERCQVMVDERGNSTGEGVIEFSRKNAASNALKRCSEGCFFLTSSLRPCVVETYEFVDSSDGLPDKLLPKKTMDFQKQRDVGPRFANPNSFEHEFGTRWKQLAELYKKKEEALKREMKLEEEKLEAQMEYARYEHETEMLREQLRQREMDRERQKMEWEMKERQAEDQRLREEDIFRRQSEDLSMRMHHQDEEMRRRQQDNSSFMQDHRGPGKPQFDGPPIPVEVQGGMGGESQVANQESTPFVETFVRDNQGVLPPPGLFDAGPRGDRGGRWGQDRRNGQDRRRF, from the exons ATGGCGCAAATCAAAGACGAGAAAATTAGTGACACGTCGTTAAACGGGCCAAATGCACACCATGGTCCCAATGCTAACCACAAACCGAAAGAAGAATTCCACGGTGGTGGCCGCGGTGGAAGAGGAAACCGCTTTCAACCGTACGGTGGACCGAATAGAGACCGCAAAGGTGGTCCTCCGAGAGACAACAAtatg CCTAGAGGAGATTTTCGCAATGATAGTAATCATGGTGATAATCATCAAGGAGATAATGATGTAATGAATAGAGGCAGTCGCAATCATTCGGAGAGTGGAAGAGGTGGAAGGCGTGGAGGAGGTGTAGGTGGAGGTGTCTTTAGAGGTGGTCCACCTAATCGAGGTGATGATCGTTTAACTAGAGCTGAT gCTCTGTGGAATGAACGTTTAATGCAAATTATGGGCCCAACTCATGAGATTCCACAAACTGATACCACTGAAAGAAAGTTCCTTAGTCAGTGTCGTCTTTATATTGGAAACTTAGTGGATTGCTCTGAAGAAGAATTGATAGAAATGTTTAAACCTTATGGAGAagtttctgaaaattttttgaataaggaAAAAATGTTTGCGTTTATTAgattg GATTATCGTACTAATGCAGAAAAAGCCAAAAGAGAATTAGATGGTCAAATGCGTAAAGGGCGTATGTTAAAAATCAGATTTGCTCCCATTGCTGCTGCTATCAAAGTAAAAAATCTTACTCCATTTGTTTCCAATGAACTTCTAGAATAtgctttttcaatatttggtgat ATTGAACGTTGCCAAGTGATGGTAGATGAAAGAGGTAACTCAACTGGTGAAGGTGTTATTGAATTTTCACGTAAAAATGCAGCAAGTAATGCTTTGAAACGTTGTTCAGaaggttgtttttttttgaccag ttcacTTCGTCCTTGTGTAGTTGAAACTTATGAGTTTGTAGACAGTTCAGATGGTCTTCCAGACAAGTTATTGCCCAAAAAAACTATGGATTTCCAGAAACAAAGAGATGTTGGTCCAAGATTTGCTAATCCAAATTCCTTTGAACATGAATTTGGTACTCGTTGGAAACAATTAGctgaattgtataaaaaaaaagaagaagctTTAAAACGTGAGATGAAAttagaagaagaaaaattagAGGCTCAAATGGAATATGCTCGTTATGAACACGAGACTGAAATGCTTAGAgaac aattgcGCCAACGAGAAATGGATAGAGAACGACAAAAAATGGAATGGGAAATGAAAGAACGTCAAGCAGAAGATCAAAGACTTAGAGAAGAAGATATTTTCAGAAGACAGAGTGAAGATCTAAGTATGCGAATGCATCATCAAGATGAAGAGATGAGGAGGCGTCAACAAGATAATTCATCATTTATGCAG gacCATAGAGGACCGGGTAAACCACAGTTTGATGGACCGCCTATTCCTGTAGAAG taCAAGGAGGAATG GGTGGGGAAAGCCAAGTGGCAAATCAG GAATCAACGCCGTTCGTGGAAACTTTTGTACGTGACAATCAAGGAGTATTGCCGCCACCAGGCCTTTTCGACGCTGGCCCTAGAGGAGACAGGGGCGGACGGTGGGGTCAAGACAGACGTAACGGCCAGGATCGTAGAAGATTTTAA
- the LOC126549306 gene encoding hrp65 protein-like isoform X8 gives MAQIKDEKISDTSLNGPNAHHGPNANHKPKEEFHGGGRGGRGNRFQPYGGPNRDRKGGPPRDNNMPRGDFRNDSNHGDNHQGDNDVMNRGSRNHSESGRGGRRGGGVGGGVFRGGPPNRGDDRLTRADALWNERLMQIMGPTHEIPQTDTTERKFLSQCRLYIGNLVDCSEEELIEMFKPYGEVSENFLNKEKMFAFIRLDYRTNAEKAKRELDGQMRKGRMLKIRFAPIAAAIKVKNLTPFVSNELLEYAFSIFGDIERCQVMVDERGNSTGEGVIEFSRKNAASNALKRCSEGCFFLTSSLRPCVVETYEFVDSSDGLPDKLLPKKTMDFQKQRDVGPRFANPNSFEHEFGTRWKQLAELYKKKEEALKREMKLEEEKLEAQMEYARYEHETEMLREQLRQREMDRERQKMEWEMKERQAEDQRLREEDIFRRQSEDLSMRMHHQDEEMRRRQQDNSSFMQDHRGPGKPQFDGPPIPVEDSTLFGVWLTASFH, from the exons ATGGCGCAAATCAAAGACGAGAAAATTAGTGACACGTCGTTAAACGGGCCAAATGCACACCATGGTCCCAATGCTAACCACAAACCGAAAGAAGAATTCCACGGTGGTGGCCGCGGTGGAAGAGGAAACCGCTTTCAACCGTACGGTGGACCGAATAGAGACCGCAAAGGTGGTCCTCCGAGAGACAACAAtatg CCTAGAGGAGATTTTCGCAATGATAGTAATCATGGTGATAATCATCAAGGAGATAATGATGTAATGAATAGAGGCAGTCGCAATCATTCGGAGAGTGGAAGAGGTGGAAGGCGTGGAGGAGGTGTAGGTGGAGGTGTCTTTAGAGGTGGTCCACCTAATCGAGGTGATGATCGTTTAACTAGAGCTGAT gCTCTGTGGAATGAACGTTTAATGCAAATTATGGGCCCAACTCATGAGATTCCACAAACTGATACCACTGAAAGAAAGTTCCTTAGTCAGTGTCGTCTTTATATTGGAAACTTAGTGGATTGCTCTGAAGAAGAATTGATAGAAATGTTTAAACCTTATGGAGAagtttctgaaaattttttgaataaggaAAAAATGTTTGCGTTTATTAgattg GATTATCGTACTAATGCAGAAAAAGCCAAAAGAGAATTAGATGGTCAAATGCGTAAAGGGCGTATGTTAAAAATCAGATTTGCTCCCATTGCTGCTGCTATCAAAGTAAAAAATCTTACTCCATTTGTTTCCAATGAACTTCTAGAATAtgctttttcaatatttggtgat ATTGAACGTTGCCAAGTGATGGTAGATGAAAGAGGTAACTCAACTGGTGAAGGTGTTATTGAATTTTCACGTAAAAATGCAGCAAGTAATGCTTTGAAACGTTGTTCAGaaggttgtttttttttgaccag ttcacTTCGTCCTTGTGTAGTTGAAACTTATGAGTTTGTAGACAGTTCAGATGGTCTTCCAGACAAGTTATTGCCCAAAAAAACTATGGATTTCCAGAAACAAAGAGATGTTGGTCCAAGATTTGCTAATCCAAATTCCTTTGAACATGAATTTGGTACTCGTTGGAAACAATTAGctgaattgtataaaaaaaaagaagaagctTTAAAACGTGAGATGAAAttagaagaagaaaaattagAGGCTCAAATGGAATATGCTCGTTATGAACACGAGACTGAAATGCTTAGAgaac aattgcGCCAACGAGAAATGGATAGAGAACGACAAAAAATGGAATGGGAAATGAAAGAACGTCAAGCAGAAGATCAAAGACTTAGAGAAGAAGATATTTTCAGAAGACAGAGTGAAGATCTAAGTATGCGAATGCATCATCAAGATGAAGAGATGAGGAGGCGTCAACAAGATAATTCATCATTTATGCAG gacCATAGAGGACCGGGTAAACCACAGTTTGATGGACCGCCTATTCCTGTAGAAG aTTCAACTCTGTTTGGCGTTTGGTTAACAGCATCATTTCACTGA
- the LOC126549306 gene encoding hrp65 protein-like isoform X10 encodes MAQIKDEKISDTSLNGPNAHHGPNANHKPKEEFHGGGRGGRGNRFQPYGGPNRDRKGGPPRDNNMPRGDFRNDSNHGDNHQGDNDVMNRGSRNHSESGRGGRRGGGVGGGVFRGGPPNRGDDRLTRADALWNERLMQIMGPTHEIPQTDTTERKFLSQCRLYIGNLVDCSEEELIEMFKPYGEVSENFLNKEKMFAFIRLDYRTNAEKAKRELDGQMRKGRMLKIRFAPIAAAIKVKNLTPFVSNELLEYAFSIFGDIERCQVMVDERGNSTGEGVIEFSRKNAASNALKRCSEGCFFLTSSLRPCVVETYEFVDSSDGLPDKLLPKKTMDFQKQRDVGPRFANPNSFEHEFGTRWKQLAELYKKKEEALKREMKLEEEKLEAQMEYARYEHETEMLREQLRQREMDRERQKMEWEMKERQAEDQRLREEDIFRRQSEDLSMRMHHQDEEMRRRQQDNSSFMQDHRGPGKPQFDGPPIPVEGINAVRGNFCT; translated from the exons ATGGCGCAAATCAAAGACGAGAAAATTAGTGACACGTCGTTAAACGGGCCAAATGCACACCATGGTCCCAATGCTAACCACAAACCGAAAGAAGAATTCCACGGTGGTGGCCGCGGTGGAAGAGGAAACCGCTTTCAACCGTACGGTGGACCGAATAGAGACCGCAAAGGTGGTCCTCCGAGAGACAACAAtatg CCTAGAGGAGATTTTCGCAATGATAGTAATCATGGTGATAATCATCAAGGAGATAATGATGTAATGAATAGAGGCAGTCGCAATCATTCGGAGAGTGGAAGAGGTGGAAGGCGTGGAGGAGGTGTAGGTGGAGGTGTCTTTAGAGGTGGTCCACCTAATCGAGGTGATGATCGTTTAACTAGAGCTGAT gCTCTGTGGAATGAACGTTTAATGCAAATTATGGGCCCAACTCATGAGATTCCACAAACTGATACCACTGAAAGAAAGTTCCTTAGTCAGTGTCGTCTTTATATTGGAAACTTAGTGGATTGCTCTGAAGAAGAATTGATAGAAATGTTTAAACCTTATGGAGAagtttctgaaaattttttgaataaggaAAAAATGTTTGCGTTTATTAgattg GATTATCGTACTAATGCAGAAAAAGCCAAAAGAGAATTAGATGGTCAAATGCGTAAAGGGCGTATGTTAAAAATCAGATTTGCTCCCATTGCTGCTGCTATCAAAGTAAAAAATCTTACTCCATTTGTTTCCAATGAACTTCTAGAATAtgctttttcaatatttggtgat ATTGAACGTTGCCAAGTGATGGTAGATGAAAGAGGTAACTCAACTGGTGAAGGTGTTATTGAATTTTCACGTAAAAATGCAGCAAGTAATGCTTTGAAACGTTGTTCAGaaggttgtttttttttgaccag ttcacTTCGTCCTTGTGTAGTTGAAACTTATGAGTTTGTAGACAGTTCAGATGGTCTTCCAGACAAGTTATTGCCCAAAAAAACTATGGATTTCCAGAAACAAAGAGATGTTGGTCCAAGATTTGCTAATCCAAATTCCTTTGAACATGAATTTGGTACTCGTTGGAAACAATTAGctgaattgtataaaaaaaaagaagaagctTTAAAACGTGAGATGAAAttagaagaagaaaaattagAGGCTCAAATGGAATATGCTCGTTATGAACACGAGACTGAAATGCTTAGAgaac aattgcGCCAACGAGAAATGGATAGAGAACGACAAAAAATGGAATGGGAAATGAAAGAACGTCAAGCAGAAGATCAAAGACTTAGAGAAGAAGATATTTTCAGAAGACAGAGTGAAGATCTAAGTATGCGAATGCATCATCAAGATGAAGAGATGAGGAGGCGTCAACAAGATAATTCATCATTTATGCAG gacCATAGAGGACCGGGTAAACCACAGTTTGATGGACCGCCTATTCCTGTAGAAG GAATCAACGCCGTTCGTGGAAACTTTTGTACGTGA
- the LOC126549306 gene encoding hrp65 protein-like isoform X6 → MAQIKDEKISDTSLNGPNAHHGPNANHKPKEEFHGGGRGGRGNRFQPYGGPNRDRKGGPPRDNNMPRGDFRNDSNHGDNHQGDNDVMNRGSRNHSESGRGGRRGGGVGGGVFRGGPPNRGDDRLTRADALWNERLMQIMGPTHEIPQTDTTERKFLSQCRLYIGNLVDCSEEELIEMFKPYGEVSENFLNKEKMFAFIRLDYRTNAEKAKRELDGQMRKGRMLKIRFAPIAAAIKVKNLTPFVSNELLEYAFSIFGDIERCQVMVDERGNSTGEGVIEFSRKNAASNALKRCSEGCFFLTSSLRPCVVETYEFVDSSDGLPDKLLPKKTMDFQKQRDVGPRFANPNSFEHEFGTRWKQLAELYKKKEEALKREMKLEEEKLEAQMEYARYEHETEMLREQLRQREMDRERQKMEWEMKERQAEDQRLREEDIFRRQSEDLSMRMHHQDEEMRRRQQDNSSFMQDHRGPGKPQFDGPPIPVEGMFVHKLKALIVQGGMIQLCLAFG, encoded by the exons ATGGCGCAAATCAAAGACGAGAAAATTAGTGACACGTCGTTAAACGGGCCAAATGCACACCATGGTCCCAATGCTAACCACAAACCGAAAGAAGAATTCCACGGTGGTGGCCGCGGTGGAAGAGGAAACCGCTTTCAACCGTACGGTGGACCGAATAGAGACCGCAAAGGTGGTCCTCCGAGAGACAACAAtatg CCTAGAGGAGATTTTCGCAATGATAGTAATCATGGTGATAATCATCAAGGAGATAATGATGTAATGAATAGAGGCAGTCGCAATCATTCGGAGAGTGGAAGAGGTGGAAGGCGTGGAGGAGGTGTAGGTGGAGGTGTCTTTAGAGGTGGTCCACCTAATCGAGGTGATGATCGTTTAACTAGAGCTGAT gCTCTGTGGAATGAACGTTTAATGCAAATTATGGGCCCAACTCATGAGATTCCACAAACTGATACCACTGAAAGAAAGTTCCTTAGTCAGTGTCGTCTTTATATTGGAAACTTAGTGGATTGCTCTGAAGAAGAATTGATAGAAATGTTTAAACCTTATGGAGAagtttctgaaaattttttgaataaggaAAAAATGTTTGCGTTTATTAgattg GATTATCGTACTAATGCAGAAAAAGCCAAAAGAGAATTAGATGGTCAAATGCGTAAAGGGCGTATGTTAAAAATCAGATTTGCTCCCATTGCTGCTGCTATCAAAGTAAAAAATCTTACTCCATTTGTTTCCAATGAACTTCTAGAATAtgctttttcaatatttggtgat ATTGAACGTTGCCAAGTGATGGTAGATGAAAGAGGTAACTCAACTGGTGAAGGTGTTATTGAATTTTCACGTAAAAATGCAGCAAGTAATGCTTTGAAACGTTGTTCAGaaggttgtttttttttgaccag ttcacTTCGTCCTTGTGTAGTTGAAACTTATGAGTTTGTAGACAGTTCAGATGGTCTTCCAGACAAGTTATTGCCCAAAAAAACTATGGATTTCCAGAAACAAAGAGATGTTGGTCCAAGATTTGCTAATCCAAATTCCTTTGAACATGAATTTGGTACTCGTTGGAAACAATTAGctgaattgtataaaaaaaaagaagaagctTTAAAACGTGAGATGAAAttagaagaagaaaaattagAGGCTCAAATGGAATATGCTCGTTATGAACACGAGACTGAAATGCTTAGAgaac aattgcGCCAACGAGAAATGGATAGAGAACGACAAAAAATGGAATGGGAAATGAAAGAACGTCAAGCAGAAGATCAAAGACTTAGAGAAGAAGATATTTTCAGAAGACAGAGTGAAGATCTAAGTATGCGAATGCATCATCAAGATGAAGAGATGAGGAGGCGTCAACAAGATAATTCATCATTTATGCAG gacCATAGAGGACCGGGTAAACCACAGTTTGATGGACCGCCTATTCCTGTAGAAGGTATGTTTGTTCATAAACTCAAAGCTTTAAttg taCAAGGAGGAATG aTTCAACTCTGTTTGGCGTTTGGTTAA